One window of Myripristis murdjan chromosome 8, fMyrMur1.1, whole genome shotgun sequence genomic DNA carries:
- the LOC115363525 gene encoding oocyte zinc finger protein XlCOF6.1-like, whose product MPAGEEHVSPQQLLVCKEEVPPEQQEQTPSLPPHIKEEQEELWTNQEAEQLQDLTKFQVTAVKSEDDEEEAPPPQLHQQQEQMEAEAAGEEPARNSAPAADFQPISDEQLLSSHSSEETEDSEDEPEETREPQSGSDAPSDLLLSQSRRDAGGTPRPRSVSEDAAERQWTCCVCGTNFNRRWTLKRHAMTHKTEKPFSCSVCGKRFTLKSALTTHMRVHTGEKPFSCSVCGKSFKVKSNLNKHMRTHTGEKRWACPLCDTSFKQKDHLNRHMMMHKRERPFSCDVCGKSFTQKIHLNTHMRVHTGEKPFSCSVCGRSFTVKCDLNTHMRVHTGERPFSCSVCGRSFTKKNNLNTHMRTHTGEKPCSCVVCGKSFTVKSKLNTHMRVHTGERPFGCSACGRSFSKREYVRSHKCVGESSS is encoded by the exons ATGCCCGCAGGAGAGGAGCACG tgtcgcctcagcagctgctggtgtgtaaagaagaggttccccccgagcagcaggagcagaccCCCAGTCTGCCCccacacattaaagaggaacaggaggagctgtggaccaatcaggaggcagagcagcttcaggatcTCACCAAGTTCCAGGTCACTgctgtgaagagtgaggatgatgaagaggaagctccgCCCCCACAGCTTCATCAGCAACAGGAACAGATGGAAGCAGAAGCTGCTGGAGAGGAACCAGCCAGGAACTCAGCTCCAGCTGCTGATTTCCAACCAATCAGTGACGAgcagctgctctcctcccactcctctgAGGAGACTGAGGACAGTGAGGACGAGCCGGAGGAGACCAGAGAGCCTCAGTCCGGTTCAGACGCTCCGAGTGACCTGCTGCTCAGTCAGAGCAGACGTGATGCCGGAGGGACGCCCCGCCCCCGCTCGGTGAGCGAGGACGCAGCGGAGAGGCAGTGGACCTGCTGTGTGTGCGGCACTAACTTTAACCGCAGGTGGACCTTAAAGAGACACGCGATGACGCACAAGACGGAGAAGCCGTTCAGCTGCTCCGTCTGCGGGAAGCGCTTTACGCTGAAAAGTGCCTTGACGACgcacatgagagtccacacgGGGGAGAAGCCCTTCAGCTGCTCCGTCTGCGGGAAGAGCTTCAAGGTGAAGAGCAACCTGAACAAGCACATGAGGACGCACACGGGCGAGAAGCGCTGGGCCTGCCCGCTCTGCGACACCAGCTTCAAGCAGAAGGACCACCTGAACCGACACATGATGAtgcacaagagagagaggccgTTCAGCTGCGACGTCTGCGGGAAGAGCTTCACGCAGAAGATCCACCTGAACACGCACATGAGGGTCCACACGGGGGAGAAGCCCTTCAGCTGCTCCGTGTGCGGCAGGAGCTTCACGGTGAAATGTGACCTGAACACCCACATGAGGGTCCACACGGGGGAGCGGCCCTTCAGCTGCTCCGTGTGCGGCAGGAGCTTCACCAAGAAGAACAACCTGAACACGCACATGAGGACGCACACGGGCGAGAAGCCGTGCAGCTGTGTGGTCTGCGGGAAGAGCTTCACGGTGAAGAGCAAGCTCAACACGCACATGAGGGTCCACACGGGGGAGCGGCCCTTCGGCTGCTCCGCCTGCGGGAGGAGCTTCAGCAAGCGGGAATACGTTCGAAGCCATAAGTGTGTCGGCgagagcagcagctga
- the LOC115363572 gene encoding histone H2B 1/2-like, with amino-acid sequence MPEPAKSAPKKGSKKAVSKTAGKGGKKRRKTRKESYAIYVYKVLKQVHPDTGISSKAMGIMNSFVNDIFERIAGEASRLAHYNKRSTITSREIQTAVRLLLPGELAKHAVSEGTKAVTKYTSSK; translated from the coding sequence ATGCCTGAACCAGCCAAGTCAGCGCCCAAGAAGGGCTCCAAGAAAGCCGTGAGCAAGACCGCCGGCAAGGGCGGCAAGAAGCGCAGAAAGACCAGGAAGGAGAGCTACGCCATCTACGTGTACAAGGTGCTCAAGCAGGTGCACCCCGACACCGGCATCTCCTCCAAGGCCATGGGCATCATGAACTCCTTCGTCAACGACATCTTCGAGCGCATCGCCGGCGAGGCGTCCCGCCTGGCTCACTACAACAAGCGCTCCACCATCACCTCCAGGGAGATCCAGACCGCCGTCCGCCTGCTGCTGCCCGGGGAGCTGGCTAAGCACGCCGTGTCCGAGGGCACCAAGGCCGTCACCAAGTACACCAGCTCCAAGTGA
- the LOC115363594 gene encoding histone H4, translating to MSGRGKGGKGLGKGGAKRHRKVLRDNIQGITKPAIRRLARRGGVKRISGLIYEETRGVLKVFLENVIRDAVTYTEHAKRKTVTAMDVVYALKRQGRTLYGFGG from the coding sequence ATGTCTGGTCGCGGTAAAGGAGGAAAAGGTCTCGGGAAAGGAGGCGCCAAGCGCCACCGCAAAGTTCTCCGGGACAACATCCAGGGCATCACCAAGCCCGCCATCCGCCGCCTGGCCCGCCGCGGCGGAGTCAAGCGCATCTCCGGCCTCATCTACGAGGAGACCCGCGGGGTGCTCAAGGTCTTCCTGGAGAACGTCATCCGGGACGCCGTCACCTACACCGAGCACGCCAAGAGAAAGACGGTCACCGCCATGGATGTGGTCTACGCTCTCAAGAGGCAGGGCCGCACCCTCTACGGCTTCGGAGGCTGA
- the LOC115363524 gene encoding zinc finger protein OZF-like: MSAVHALRCSVTQRLSAAAEDILLLLDTTVREYEEELGRQRRLLEALLRPEVRIHTADVKQLLVCKEEVPPEQQEQTPSLPPHIKEEQEELWTNQEAEQLQDLTKFQVTAVKSEDDEEEAPPSQLHQQQEQMEAEAAGEEPARNSAPAADFQPISDEQLLSSHSSEETEDSEDEPEETREPQSGSDSQNGLPVSDSRSGTEEKPFSCSICGKTFPLKRSLRKHLRVHLGVKPFHCSLCGKTFGSKQDLKRHIMIHTGEKPFSCSVCGKTFNRKTTLSSHLMLHEREKPFHCSSCDKTFGSKKDLNRHLMIHTGEKPFSCSVCGKAFSQRTALSSHMTVHTGKKEFSCSVCRKSFHRKDYMKVHIRIHMGEKPFSCSVCEKSFCDKSYLKKHVRMHTGERAYSCSACGKNFTWQSQLRNHKCVLEGSG, from the exons ATGTCCGCCGTGCACGCGCTCAGGTGCTCGGTGACGCAGCGGCTGAGCGCGGCTGCGGAGGACATCCTGCTCCTGCTGGACACCACAGTCCGAGAGTACGAGGAGGAGCTGGGCCGGCAGCGCAGGCTGCTGGAGGCGCTGCTGAGGCCCGAGGTCCGCATCCACACAGCGG ATGtgaagcagctgctggtgtgtaaagaagaggttccccccgagcagcaggagcagaccCCCAGTCTGCCCccacacattaaagaggaacaggaggagctgtggaccaatcaggaggcagagcagcttcaggatcTCACCAAGTTCCAGGTCACTgctgtgaagagtgaggatgatgaagaggaagctccgccctcacagcttcatcaacaACAGGAACAGATGGAAGCAGAAGCTGCTGGAGAGGAACCAGCCAGGAACTCAGCTCCAGCTGCTGATTTCCAACCAATCAGTGACGAgcagctgctctcctcccactcctctgAGGAGACTGAGGACAGTGAGGACGAGCCGGAGGAGACCAGAGAGCCTCAGTCCGGTTCAGACTCACAGAATGGACTCCCTGTGAGCGACAGCAGGTCCGGTACTGAGGAGAAACCCTTCAGCTGCTCCATCTGTGGGAAAACGTTTCCACTCAAGAGGAGCCTCCGAAAACACCTCAGAGTCCATTTAGGAGTGAAACCCTTCCATTGCTCTTTATGTGGGAAAACCTTTGGTAGCAAACAAGACCTGAAGAGGCACATAATGATCCACACGGGAGAGAAACCCTTCAGCTGCTCCGTCTGCGGGAAAACCTTCAACCGGAAGACAACACTGAGTTCTCACCTGATGCtccatgagagagagaaacccttCCACTGCTCTTCATGCGACAAAACCTTTGGCAGTAAAAAAGACCTGAACAGACACCTGATGATCCACACGGGAGAGAAGCCCTTCAGCTGCTCCGTCTGCGGGAAGGCCTTCAGCCAGAGGACGGCGCTAAGCTCTCACATGACCGTCCACACGGGGAAAAAAGAATTCAGCTGCTCGGTTTGTCGTAAGTCATTTCACCGCAAAGATTACATGAAGGTTCACATCAGAATCCACATGGGAGAGAAACCCTTCAGCTGCTCCGTCTGCGAGAAGAGCTTCTGCGACAAGTCCTACCTGAAGAAACACGTGAGGATGCACACGGGCGAGCGGGCGTACAGCTGCAGCGCCTGCGGGAAAAACTTCACTTGGCAGTCGCAGCTCAGGAATCATAAGTGTGTTCTTGAGGGCAGCGGGTGA